A single region of the Cronobacter condimenti 1330 genome encodes:
- a CDS encoding M48 family metallopeptidase, translating into MNKKSVTYLFLIPLILFFYAVWQNWRVSTVVDRADYESHIVATANQSPQATLPYRHDGQETEMPATQARELAQQYLTENRDWISAADIEQFLARGGMLFTLISLLINAGAVGLCRFCVMQGQRSQSALLRAFWLCRLLLPFIMAAQLLVGAVYQFSILFYEIVWAAVTFKPKISPVMIGLYLLIIAAVVLWVFWHILMVTAKCFALFRPVPKPVMGHRVSRREAPALWQAVDALARGPGAVVPENIVVGLTDNFYVTASPLLLNTGETVTGQTLYFPLTWAALLSPEEMTAVVGHELGHFSGKDTEFSQRFLPLYDGFSRSLDVLDPKEGKKPYVGVVELRTALYSAHYFLEQFHSMVMMWRQRREHAADEAGAQASSPQALSSALLRIVALSGPVEAYLNEVYRAKVQTDNVVTSLLAHLSGHPLPDPREHLENETSHPYDSHPSCRARIEALGCSVELSAIQASRPVSVQSYAHLHTLFADVDGLARALTAALTGQVTEHRNAWRDELKTVVEGASGEKAIYSRSRISRGGILTIVTFVSLIVAFHTGREWDYPPGKREFTALILTLVFVYFCWLGVRSVLRYWRASKEPIMILTPQSLIFSELTEPVPLSALTGYQFFLTKNDMLIELEYKEGYQPPPLAGSRFRAYRHVDKKARQMLLDVSGKLRDADNKPVSQEQLMELVELYFHAPAAQAELHTMQ; encoded by the coding sequence ATGAATAAAAAGAGCGTCACCTACCTCTTTTTAATACCGCTTATTCTGTTTTTCTATGCCGTCTGGCAGAACTGGCGCGTCAGTACCGTCGTGGATCGCGCGGACTATGAGTCGCATATCGTCGCGACCGCGAACCAATCGCCGCAGGCGACGCTCCCGTACCGCCATGACGGGCAGGAGACAGAAATGCCCGCCACGCAAGCGCGCGAGCTGGCGCAGCAATATCTCACAGAGAACCGTGACTGGATTAGCGCGGCGGATATTGAACAGTTTCTGGCGCGCGGCGGCATGCTGTTTACGCTCATCAGCCTGCTGATTAACGCTGGCGCGGTAGGGTTATGCCGTTTTTGCGTCATGCAGGGGCAGCGTTCTCAAAGCGCGTTATTGAGGGCGTTCTGGCTGTGCCGTCTGCTACTGCCTTTTATTATGGCCGCGCAGCTGTTGGTTGGTGCGGTTTATCAGTTCAGTATTCTTTTTTACGAAATCGTCTGGGCTGCGGTTACCTTTAAGCCGAAAATCAGCCCCGTTATGATTGGTCTCTATCTTCTGATTATCGCAGCCGTTGTGCTCTGGGTGTTCTGGCACATATTGATGGTCACTGCGAAATGCTTCGCGCTGTTCCGCCCGGTGCCGAAGCCGGTGATGGGCCATCGCGTGAGTCGCCGCGAAGCGCCTGCGCTCTGGCAGGCGGTGGATGCGCTGGCACGCGGCCCCGGCGCTGTCGTGCCGGAGAATATCGTGGTGGGGCTCACCGATAACTTCTACGTCACCGCCAGCCCGCTGCTGCTGAATACCGGCGAAACGGTCACCGGGCAGACGCTATATTTTCCGCTCACCTGGGCGGCGTTGCTGAGCCCGGAGGAGATGACGGCGGTCGTTGGCCACGAGCTGGGGCACTTCTCGGGTAAAGACACCGAATTCAGCCAGCGCTTTTTGCCGCTCTATGATGGTTTCAGTCGCAGCCTTGATGTATTGGATCCTAAAGAAGGCAAAAAGCCCTACGTGGGGGTGGTTGAATTACGCACCGCGCTGTACAGCGCGCACTATTTCCTCGAACAGTTCCACAGTATGGTGATGATGTGGCGCCAGCGCCGCGAGCACGCGGCCGATGAAGCGGGCGCGCAAGCCAGTTCGCCGCAGGCGCTCTCATCGGCGCTGCTGCGTATTGTGGCGCTGAGCGGCCCGGTGGAGGCGTATCTGAACGAGGTTTACCGGGCGAAAGTCCAGACCGATAACGTCGTGACCTCGCTGCTCGCGCACCTCAGCGGCCATCCGCTGCCGGACCCGCGCGAGCACCTCGAAAACGAAACCTCGCACCCGTACGATTCCCATCCATCCTGCCGCGCACGTATCGAGGCGCTGGGCTGCTCTGTCGAACTGTCGGCAATCCAGGCATCTCGTCCAGTCAGCGTGCAAAGCTATGCACACCTTCATACGCTGTTTGCCGATGTCGATGGACTGGCCCGCGCGCTGACTGCAGCCCTTACCGGGCAGGTTACCGAGCACCGCAACGCGTGGCGAGATGAGTTAAAAACCGTTGTAGAAGGTGCGTCGGGTGAAAAAGCGATCTACAGCCGCAGCCGGATCTCACGCGGCGGAATTCTGACTATCGTCACGTTTGTCTCGCTGATAGTAGCCTTTCATACCGGTCGTGAATGGGATTACCCGCCCGGCAAGCGTGAGTTTACTGCGCTTATCCTCACGCTGGTGTTTGTCTATTTCTGCTGGCTTGGCGTTCGCAGCGTGCTGCGTTACTGGCGCGCCAGCAAAGAGCCTATCATGATCCTGACGCCGCAAAGCCTGATTTTCAGCGAGCTCACCGAACCGGTGCCGCTTTCCGCGCTGACCGGCTATCAGTTCTTCCTCACGAAAAACGATATGCTGATAGAACTTGAATACAAAGAAGGCTACCAGCCTCCGCCGCTGGCTGGCTCGCGCTTTCGGGCGTATCGCCATGTGGATAAAAAAGCGCGCCAGATGCTGCTGGATGTGAGCGGCAAACTGCGTGATGCCGACAATAAACCAGTTTCGCAAGAACAACTGATGGAGCTGGTGGAATTGTACTTCCATGCGCCCGCCGCCCAGGCGGAACTCCATACGATGCAATAA
- the iscX gene encoding Fe-S cluster assembly protein IscX yields MGLKWTDSREIGEALYDSRPDVDPKTVRFTDMHQWICDLEDFDDDPQASNEKVLEAILLVWLDEAE; encoded by the coding sequence ATGGGCCTGAAATGGACCGACAGCCGTGAAATCGGTGAGGCGCTGTATGACAGCCGCCCGGACGTGGATCCGAAAACCGTCCGCTTTACCGATATGCATCAGTGGATCTGCGATCTGGAAGATTTCGACGACGATCCGCAAGCCTCTAACGAAAAGGTTTTAGAGGCTATACTGCTGGTCTGGTTAGACGAAGCAGAATAA
- the pepB gene encoding aminopeptidase PepB produces the protein MTEAMKITLSHEPADARWGEKALYSFTQDGIALHLTGKDDLTLIQRAGRKIDGQGLKHVELAGDGWDVEKSWAFWMGYRGPKGKRTVTWAPLDDAQQKELNSRLKVIDWVRDVINAPAEEMGPEHLAQRAVDLLADVGGERVSYRITKGEDLREQNYMGLHTVGRGSERPPVLLALDFNPTGDANAPVYACLVGKGITFDSGGYSIKQTAFMDSMKSDMGGAALVTGSLAFAITRGLNKRVKLILCCADNMISGNAFRLGDIIRYRNGKTVEVMNTDAEGRLVLADGLIDASAQKPELIIDAATLTGAAKTALGNDYHALFSFDDALANRLLHSAQAENEAFWRLPLAEFHRNQLPSNFAELNNTAGGAYPAGASTAAGFLSHFVENYQQGWLHIDCSATYRKAAVEQWAAGATGIGVRTLANLLTGE, from the coding sequence ATGACCGAAGCCATGAAGATTACTCTTTCCCACGAGCCTGCCGACGCTCGCTGGGGCGAAAAAGCACTGTACAGTTTTACGCAAGACGGTATCGCTCTGCACCTGACGGGTAAAGACGACCTTACTCTCATCCAGCGCGCCGGGCGCAAAATCGACGGCCAGGGGCTGAAACATGTCGAGCTCGCGGGCGATGGCTGGGATGTGGAAAAAAGCTGGGCGTTCTGGATGGGCTATCGCGGCCCAAAAGGCAAGCGCACGGTCACCTGGGCGCCGCTTGACGACGCGCAGCAGAAAGAACTCAACAGCCGCCTGAAAGTCATCGACTGGGTGCGTGATGTGATCAACGCGCCGGCAGAAGAGATGGGCCCGGAACATTTGGCGCAGCGCGCAGTGGATCTGCTGGCGGATGTCGGCGGCGAGCGTGTAAGCTACCGCATCACGAAAGGCGAAGATCTGCGCGAGCAGAACTACATGGGCCTTCACACGGTAGGCCGCGGCTCTGAGCGTCCGCCGGTGCTGCTGGCACTTGATTTCAACCCGACGGGGGATGCGAACGCGCCGGTCTACGCGTGTCTCGTGGGTAAAGGCATTACGTTTGACTCTGGCGGCTACAGCATCAAACAGACCGCGTTTATGGATTCGATGAAATCTGACATGGGCGGCGCGGCGCTGGTGACCGGTTCGCTGGCATTCGCCATTACCCGTGGCCTTAACAAGCGTGTGAAACTGATCCTCTGCTGTGCGGATAATATGATTAGCGGTAACGCGTTCCGCCTGGGCGATATCATTCGCTACCGCAACGGCAAAACCGTTGAAGTGATGAACACCGACGCCGAAGGCCGTCTGGTACTGGCGGATGGACTGATTGACGCCAGCGCCCAGAAGCCAGAGCTGATTATCGACGCCGCGACGCTGACCGGTGCGGCGAAAACGGCGCTTGGCAACGACTACCACGCGCTCTTTAGCTTTGACGATGCGCTGGCGAACCGTCTGCTGCACAGCGCGCAGGCCGAGAACGAAGCCTTCTGGCGTCTGCCGCTGGCCGAGTTCCACCGCAACCAGCTGCCGTCTAACTTCGCCGAGCTGAATAACACTGCAGGCGGCGCGTACCCGGCAGGCGCGAGCACGGCGGCGGGCTTCCTGTCTCACTTCGTGGAAAATTATCAGCAGGGGTGGCTGCATATCGATTGCTCCGCCACTTACCGTAAAGCCGCGGTAGAGCAGTGGGCGGCGGGCGCGACCGGTATCGGCGTGCGAACGCTCGCCAATCTTCTGACCGGCGAGTAA
- the sseB gene encoding enhanced serine sensitivity protein SseB, with amino-acid sequence MSETKNDDKNELETLLEKAATEPAFRPAFFRTLLESTVWVPGEAADGEAVVAESAVDLQHWEKDDGTSVIPFFSSPAALEQAVEGEQAFVAMPVRTLFEMTLGETLFLNAKLPTGKEFTPNEIRHLISPEGSALSQQEVLEGGVSLLLSEVAEPPAQMIESLTLLFKEMKTVKRAYLCLLKEQADEPANFLIGIEADGDIEPVINAAGSVATDTLPGDEPIDICQVVEGEKGISHFMMAHLTPFYERRWGSFLRDFRQNRII; translated from the coding sequence ATGTCCGAAACAAAAAACGACGATAAAAACGAACTCGAAACCCTGCTGGAGAAAGCGGCGACTGAACCCGCGTTCCGCCCGGCTTTTTTCCGCACGCTGCTGGAATCCACGGTGTGGGTGCCAGGCGAAGCGGCAGACGGTGAAGCGGTCGTAGCCGAGAGTGCTGTCGATCTTCAGCACTGGGAAAAAGACGACGGCACGTCGGTGATTCCGTTCTTCAGCTCACCGGCCGCACTTGAGCAGGCGGTTGAGGGAGAACAGGCATTCGTGGCCATGCCGGTGCGTACGCTCTTTGAAATGACGCTTGGCGAAACGCTGTTCCTCAACGCCAAACTGCCGACCGGCAAAGAATTTACGCCTAATGAAATTCGCCATCTCATCAGCCCGGAAGGCTCGGCGCTCAGCCAGCAGGAAGTGCTGGAGGGCGGCGTCTCGCTGCTGCTTTCTGAAGTCGCCGAGCCGCCTGCGCAGATGATTGAATCGCTCACTTTACTGTTCAAAGAGATGAAAACGGTCAAGCGCGCGTATCTGTGCCTGTTAAAAGAGCAGGCCGACGAGCCCGCAAACTTCCTTATCGGCATTGAAGCCGATGGCGATATCGAGCCGGTAATTAACGCCGCCGGCAGCGTGGCGACGGATACACTGCCGGGTGACGAGCCGATTGATATCTGCCAGGTGGTAGAAGGGGAGAAGGGCATCAGCCACTTTATGATGGCGCACCTGACGCCGTTCTATGAGCGCCGCTGGGGCAGCTTCCTGCGCGACTTCAGGCAAAACCGCATCATTTAA
- the hscB gene encoding co-chaperone HscB encodes MDYFTLFGLQARYALDSAQLATRYQDLQRKYHPDKFASHSQAEQLAALSQSATINQAWQTLRHPLTRAEYLLSLHGFDLANEQHTVRDTAFLMEQLELREALDEIEQAKDTDRLEAFVRDVKAMYNDRHQQMVTALDDEAWAQAADTVRKLRFLDKLLSQSEQLEEKLLDF; translated from the coding sequence ATGGATTACTTCACCCTCTTTGGGCTGCAGGCCCGTTATGCGCTGGACAGTGCTCAACTGGCGACGCGTTACCAGGATCTGCAACGTAAGTATCATCCCGATAAATTCGCCAGCCACTCCCAGGCAGAACAACTGGCGGCGCTCTCCCAATCCGCCACCATCAACCAGGCATGGCAAACGCTGCGCCACCCGCTGACGCGCGCTGAATATCTGCTCTCTCTGCACGGCTTCGATCTGGCTAATGAACAGCACACCGTGCGCGACACCGCGTTTTTGATGGAGCAACTGGAGCTTCGCGAAGCGCTGGATGAGATAGAGCAGGCGAAAGACACCGATCGTCTGGAGGCGTTCGTCCGTGACGTCAAAGCAATGTATAACGATCGCCATCAACAAATGGTGACGGCGCTGGACGACGAAGCGTGGGCGCAGGCGGCCGATACGGTCCGTAAGCTGCGTTTTCTCGATAAGCTTTTAAGCCAGTCAGAACAACTCGAAGAAAAGTTGCTCGATTTTTAA
- the iscA gene encoding iron-sulfur cluster assembly protein IscA has product MSITLSDTAAARVNAFLANRGKGFGLRLGVRTSGCSGMAYVLEFVDAPQEEDTVFEDKGVKVVVDGKSLQFLDGTQLDFVKEGLNEGFKFTNPNVKDECGCGESFNV; this is encoded by the coding sequence ATGTCGATTACCCTTAGCGACACCGCCGCTGCGCGCGTCAACGCTTTCCTGGCCAACCGCGGTAAAGGTTTTGGCCTGCGTCTTGGCGTTCGCACGTCCGGCTGTTCTGGCATGGCCTATGTGCTGGAATTTGTTGATGCACCGCAAGAAGAAGATACGGTGTTTGAAGACAAGGGCGTGAAGGTGGTGGTCGATGGTAAAAGCCTGCAATTCCTTGATGGCACTCAGCTGGACTTCGTCAAAGAAGGCCTGAACGAAGGGTTTAAATTCACTAACCCGAACGTAAAAGATGAGTGCGGCTGCGGCGAAAGCTTTAACGTCTGA
- the iscU gene encoding Fe-S cluster assembly scaffold IscU, producing the protein MAYSEKVIDHYENPRNVGSFDNNDDNVGSGMVGAPACGDVMKLQIKVNNEGIIEDARFKTYGCGSAIASSSLVTEWVKGKSLDEAQAIKNTDIADELELPPVKIHCSILAEDAIKAAIADYKSKREAK; encoded by the coding sequence ATGGCATACAGCGAAAAAGTCATCGATCATTACGAAAACCCGCGCAACGTCGGTTCGTTTGACAACAACGACGATAACGTCGGCAGCGGCATGGTTGGCGCACCGGCGTGCGGCGACGTGATGAAGTTGCAGATCAAAGTCAACAATGAAGGTATCATTGAAGACGCGCGCTTCAAAACCTACGGCTGCGGCTCGGCGATTGCGTCCAGCTCGCTGGTGACCGAGTGGGTTAAGGGCAAATCCCTGGATGAAGCGCAGGCGATCAAAAATACCGATATCGCAGACGAACTCGAGCTGCCGCCGGTAAAAATTCACTGCTCTATTCTGGCAGAAGACGCCATCAAAGCCGCTATTGCGGACTATAAAAGCAAACGTGAAGCAAAATAA
- the fdx gene encoding ISC system 2Fe-2S type ferredoxin, with protein MPKIVFLPHQDLCPDGAVLEAQSGETILDVALRNGIDIEHACEKSCACTTCHCIVREGFDSLPESTEDEDDMLDKAWGLEPESRLSCQARVTDEDLVVEMPRYTINHAREH; from the coding sequence ATGCCTAAGATTGTTTTTTTGCCTCATCAGGATCTTTGCCCTGATGGCGCAGTACTGGAAGCGCAAAGCGGTGAAACCATTCTTGACGTTGCGCTGCGCAACGGCATCGACATTGAGCACGCCTGCGAAAAATCCTGTGCCTGCACCACCTGCCATTGCATCGTGCGTGAAGGTTTTGATTCGCTCCCGGAAAGCACCGAGGACGAAGACGACATGCTGGACAAAGCCTGGGGTCTGGAGCCGGAAAGCCGCCTGAGCTGTCAGGCGCGTGTGACCGACGAAGACCTGGTGGTTGAAATGCCGCGTTACACCATCAACCACGCCAGGGAGCATTAA
- a CDS encoding M48 family metallopeptidase, which yields MNRKHLAYLFLVPLLVACYAVWQHWRVSDILESVDSSNHLIQVASDAMKKDPKAIIEFESDGKNYRVPAAEVIESERSVQNEYAGQIMLARAQGGLASFAVGLGLLCIVLNAGAIALCRRSVMIAKRSQDDLVQAFDKCRKLLPWLMVAQIVCCGLALFAVVGYETLWFATHFKMNAGGIKVMLLALLVLFGILWVLYKSLGSIRRCFALFQPEPNHVVGHNLTREQAPALWSMVESLAQKTGAIVPDNIVVGMLEGFYVTANNVQLEDGPLLTGQTLYFPLTWAALLDKDETCAVIGHELGHFAGQDTQYSLRFAPLYAGITNSIHTMGENQQNAPFIDHVVLYPSLYMGIYFIEQLHETVSHWSRIREHAADEMGARASSPAALASSLVRISAMSEPLDNALEDFFNGKPGFEDLVAALVARVREEGFGDPQRYLEHKAAHPTDSHPPSRSRIDALGCAIDDTLISHATRPAPQDPWENLRLWFAQPEALSGQMTGELAGKVATHREEFRRELEEVVQQSGEAVTLYSGKKVFFVGGILAVVLFIATVVMLQIVNPSNMQGVTDGKIVAIALGTGLIGLLTCYVLWQQWQKREIPFLSMTADALHCRQFTAGIPLNAIEDFSLQTANDTTTVTLFYREGFEPPQAVGGRWKNFTRVKRSKRKLVFVFIGGLREGDSRTAYSAAMLAELLARNLNAIHARDALSRF from the coding sequence ATGAACAGGAAGCATCTCGCTTATCTTTTTCTGGTGCCGCTGCTGGTGGCCTGCTATGCCGTCTGGCAGCACTGGCGCGTTAGCGACATTCTGGAGAGCGTCGACAGCTCGAACCACCTGATTCAGGTGGCGAGCGACGCGATGAAAAAGGACCCGAAAGCGATCATTGAATTTGAGAGCGATGGGAAAAACTATCGCGTTCCTGCCGCTGAAGTCATTGAGAGCGAGCGGAGCGTGCAGAACGAATACGCCGGGCAGATCATGCTGGCGCGCGCCCAGGGCGGGCTTGCGTCATTCGCAGTCGGCCTTGGGCTGCTGTGTATTGTGCTCAATGCCGGTGCCATTGCGCTGTGTCGTCGTAGCGTGATGATAGCGAAACGCTCACAGGATGATCTTGTGCAGGCATTCGATAAATGCCGCAAGCTGCTGCCGTGGCTGATGGTAGCGCAAATTGTCTGCTGTGGTCTGGCGCTGTTCGCGGTCGTCGGGTATGAGACTCTCTGGTTCGCCACGCACTTTAAGATGAACGCCGGCGGCATCAAAGTGATGCTGCTCGCGCTGCTGGTGCTGTTCGGTATTCTGTGGGTGCTTTATAAAAGCCTCGGCAGCATTCGCCGCTGCTTCGCGCTGTTCCAGCCGGAGCCGAATCACGTTGTCGGCCATAACCTGACGCGCGAGCAGGCGCCTGCGCTGTGGAGCATGGTGGAATCGCTCGCGCAGAAAACCGGCGCTATCGTGCCGGATAATATTGTGGTCGGGATGCTCGAAGGGTTTTACGTTACCGCCAACAATGTCCAGCTCGAGGATGGCCCGCTGCTGACCGGGCAGACGCTTTACTTCCCGCTCACCTGGGCGGCGCTGCTGGATAAAGACGAAACGTGTGCGGTTATCGGCCATGAGCTTGGCCACTTCGCGGGCCAGGATACGCAGTACAGCCTGCGCTTCGCGCCGCTCTACGCGGGGATCACTAACAGTATCCACACGATGGGCGAAAACCAGCAAAACGCGCCGTTTATCGATCACGTCGTGCTCTATCCGTCGCTCTACATGGGCATCTATTTTATTGAGCAGTTGCATGAGACGGTGAGCCACTGGAGCCGTATCCGCGAACATGCTGCCGATGAAATGGGCGCGCGCGCCAGCTCGCCTGCGGCGCTCGCCTCGTCGCTGGTCCGTATCTCCGCCATGAGCGAACCGCTCGACAATGCGCTGGAAGATTTCTTTAACGGCAAGCCAGGCTTTGAGGATCTGGTCGCTGCGCTGGTGGCGCGTGTGCGCGAAGAGGGCTTTGGCGATCCGCAGCGTTACCTGGAGCATAAAGCCGCGCACCCGACCGACAGCCATCCGCCGTCACGTTCACGTATCGATGCGCTCGGCTGCGCGATTGATGACACGCTGATTAGCCATGCCACGCGCCCGGCGCCACAGGATCCGTGGGAAAACCTGCGTCTGTGGTTCGCACAGCCTGAGGCTCTCTCAGGACAGATGACTGGCGAGCTGGCCGGAAAAGTGGCGACGCATCGCGAAGAGTTCCGCCGTGAACTGGAAGAAGTGGTGCAGCAGTCCGGTGAGGCAGTGACGCTCTACAGCGGTAAAAAGGTCTTCTTCGTGGGCGGTATTCTGGCGGTGGTGCTGTTTATCGCGACGGTAGTCATGCTGCAAATCGTTAATCCGTCCAATATGCAGGGTGTCACCGACGGGAAAATTGTCGCCATTGCGCTTGGCACCGGGCTTATTGGCCTGTTGACCTGTTACGTGCTCTGGCAGCAGTGGCAGAAACGTGAGATCCCGTTCCTGTCGATGACGGCGGATGCGCTGCACTGTCGTCAGTTTACGGCGGGTATTCCGCTGAACGCGATTGAGGATTTCTCGCTACAGACTGCGAACGATACGACCACAGTCACGCTGTTTTACCGCGAAGGGTTCGAGCCGCCGCAGGCGGTTGGCGGCCGCTGGAAAAACTTCACCCGTGTGAAGCGCAGTAAACGTAAGCTGGTGTTTGTCTTTATCGGCGGGCTGCGCGAAGGGGACAGCCGAACGGCTTATTCGGCAGCAATGCTGGCGGAGCTGCTGGCGCGTAACCTGAACGCTATTCACGCACGCGACGCGCTGTCGCGGTTCTGA
- the hscA gene encoding Fe-S protein assembly chaperone HscA, translating into MALLQISEPGMSSAPHQRRLAAGIDLGTTHSLVATVRSGQPETLPDHQGRPLLPSVVHYQAQGHTVGYDARAQAADDPVNTISSVKRLMGRSLADINARYPHLPYQLQASENGLPMINTPAGLLNPVRISADILKTLADRAREALAGDLDGVVITVPAYFDDAQRQGTKDAARLAGLHVLRLLNEPTAAAIAYGLDSGQEGVIAVYDLGGGTFDISVLRLSRGVFEVLATGGDSALGGDDFDHLLADYIREQAGIADRSDNRLQRQLLDAATQAKIALSDAEVAQIDVAGWQGMVTREQFNALIAPLVKRTLLSCRRALKDAGVEASEVLEVVMVGGSTRVPLVRERVGEFFGRTPLTSIDPDRVVAIGAAIQADILVGNKPDSEMLLLDVIPLSLGLETMGGLVEKVIPRNTTIPVARAQEFTTFKDGQTAMAIHVMQGERELVQDCRSLARFTLRGIPAMPAGGAHIRVTFQVDADGLLSVTAMEKSTGVEASIQVKPSYGLTDGEIANMIQDSMSFAEQDVKARMLAEQKVEAARVLESLEGALKSDGALLSGPERAAIDDAMAQLRAAAQGDDVSAIEDAIKNTDKQTQEFAARRMDESIRQALKGHSVDEV; encoded by the coding sequence ATGGCCTTATTACAAATCAGTGAGCCCGGCATGAGTAGTGCACCGCACCAGCGCAGACTGGCGGCGGGCATCGATCTCGGCACCACCCATTCGCTGGTGGCGACCGTGCGTAGCGGTCAGCCGGAAACGCTGCCAGACCATCAGGGGCGTCCTCTGCTGCCGTCCGTGGTGCATTATCAGGCGCAGGGCCACACCGTGGGCTACGACGCTCGCGCACAGGCGGCGGACGATCCGGTTAATACCATAAGCTCCGTGAAGCGCCTGATGGGCCGCTCTCTCGCCGACATCAACGCGCGCTATCCGCACCTGCCGTACCAGCTCCAGGCGAGCGAAAACGGCCTGCCGATGATTAACACGCCGGCTGGGTTATTAAACCCGGTGCGCATCTCCGCCGATATCCTCAAAACCCTGGCTGACCGTGCGCGCGAAGCGCTGGCAGGCGATCTTGATGGGGTCGTCATCACCGTTCCCGCCTATTTTGACGATGCACAGCGCCAGGGCACCAAAGACGCGGCGCGTCTTGCCGGGCTGCATGTGCTGCGTCTACTGAACGAACCGACGGCGGCGGCGATCGCCTACGGCCTTGATTCCGGTCAGGAAGGCGTTATCGCCGTTTACGATTTAGGCGGCGGCACCTTTGATATCTCGGTGCTGCGCTTAAGCCGCGGCGTGTTTGAAGTGCTGGCGACGGGCGGTGATTCCGCGCTTGGCGGCGACGATTTCGACCATCTGCTGGCTGATTACATTCGCGAGCAGGCGGGCATTGCCGATCGCAGCGATAACCGTCTCCAGCGCCAGCTGCTTGATGCGGCTACCCAGGCGAAAATCGCGCTCAGCGATGCCGAAGTGGCGCAGATCGATGTGGCTGGCTGGCAGGGCATGGTCACGCGCGAGCAATTCAACGCGCTTATCGCGCCGCTGGTAAAACGCACGCTGCTCTCCTGCCGTCGTGCGCTGAAAGACGCGGGCGTTGAGGCAAGCGAGGTGCTGGAAGTGGTTATGGTCGGTGGCTCGACCCGCGTACCGCTGGTGCGCGAGCGCGTCGGCGAGTTTTTTGGCCGCACCCCGCTGACCTCTATCGACCCGGATCGCGTTGTCGCCATCGGTGCCGCCATTCAGGCCGATATTCTGGTGGGCAATAAACCCGATAGCGAAATGCTGCTGCTGGATGTCATCCCGCTGTCGCTCGGTCTGGAGACGATGGGCGGTCTCGTGGAGAAAGTCATTCCGCGCAATACCACCATTCCGGTCGCGCGCGCCCAGGAGTTCACCACTTTCAAAGATGGTCAGACTGCGATGGCGATTCACGTTATGCAGGGTGAGCGTGAGCTGGTGCAGGATTGCCGGTCGCTGGCACGCTTTACGCTACGTGGCATTCCGGCGATGCCGGCGGGCGGCGCACATATCCGCGTGACCTTTCAGGTGGATGCCGATGGTCTGCTGAGCGTGACGGCGATGGAGAAATCCACCGGCGTGGAAGCCTCTATTCAGGTCAAACCGTCCTACGGTCTGACCGATGGCGAAATCGCGAATATGATTCAGGATTCCATGAGCTTTGCCGAGCAGGACGTGAAAGCGCGCATGCTGGCGGAGCAAAAAGTGGAAGCCGCTCGCGTGCTGGAAAGCCTCGAAGGCGCGCTTAAGAGCGACGGCGCGCTGCTTAGCGGCCCCGAACGCGCCGCCATTGACGATGCGATGGCGCAACTGCGCGCCGCCGCGCAGGGCGACGACGTCAGCGCCATTGAAGATGCGATAAAAAATACAGATAAACAGACCCAGGAGTTTGCCGCTCGTCGTATGGATGAATCTATCCGTCAGGCGCTGAAAGGCCACTCCGTCGACGAGGTTTAA